A window of Malania oleifera isolate guangnan ecotype guangnan chromosome 2, ASM2987363v1, whole genome shotgun sequence genomic DNA:
CATAATCTATATTTAATGATGAGTGATTCGCtcattttaaattgtatttatgtttctttgttttttttttcctattaagAAACATTTTAATGGTTAAATTTGAGATCCTTGACCCACGCTATAAGAAAGATGGGAAGATGTATGAAGTAAGAGATGTGTTATCTTTGTTGTATGACTCAAGATTAGTGTGAGCAACAATTATGATAATTATGAgttattatgattatatttttttgatttaCATTTGTAGCATATTTATTAATAGTtctcattatttttaaaattattttaataaaaaattataaactaGCAACCACCAATACATCACATTGGAAAATACTCAtggaagttaaaaaaaaaactattattgAGCTATTATGTGACGGTATAAATGAATACAAAAGATTATTAGAAAtacaatattttaaaatacatttgtgaatatattatgttattatgtagTAAATGCATGCCCATAGCATATTTTTACAGGTTGAGGATATTTTCTATTTAAGTTgatatttttaacaaatttttaacatatttgtattttttaataaaaactctgtaattatttaatttataaggtATATTTTGCTGAATATGAAAGTTAgaatatttaataattaatttacaACTGTTTTCTCAATGAGGAGGATAAAATTTAACTTTTTGTTAAAAAGTTAACCTTTATTagaataatttttgtttttgtttctcgTGTCTATAAGTCATGAACTTACtttattgaaataatatttaattcaCTCGAATTATGtgcaaaatattataattttaattccTAGTTGTACCAAAAGTTAAAGGAGTGTATAAATTGTAAttttttaactaaattctttataactattttttttttttttgtatttaactATAACATAGTAAGTTTGTTCTTTTAAAGAaacataatattaattaattgaaaagtatttattagattattatttaatttttattatctatcTTTGAAAAGTTTGATTATTATTCATTTGAACGATATTGACGGTTTACAATTAACTTTCTTTtattaaaatacatgataatttcTTTGTATCAAATTTTTCTTTCAATACCAATTACACATACACAATAcagtagaaaataaatttttaattacatAGATAGTCTACATATGCATGAAATAAATGATAGGAAATACACATGAAATAAATGGCAGGAAATACACATAAAATACATGGCAAGAAATACACATGAAATTAATGGCAAGAAATATAATATCAAATTCAAGTAAATCAACCACAAAATCATAATAACCCTAACCTCAATCTTGGGGGTTTCCAGCAAATACTTGCAATCAACCACGAATTTATTaaacacttgaatcaaactaaTATATTGTTCACAAAATCATTAATGTGAGCAAGAGTTGAGGAAGTTACATACTTCATATCCCCCTTTTATACCTTCTCCCTAATGTTCGATGAGCAACTATCGGCGAGtcctgtaagaacccaaaccttTGTATGTGGAGTTGattttgtaaaagaggggtaaaatggaAGTTctgtaggcttcgtcgatgaaggtagtaggattttcgtcgacgaaatttagaggttcgtcgacgaaggaaagTCGAGAGGCAAAAAATGGGAAATATCAGACTTCGCCGACGAGGCCTCCGATTGCTCGACGAAATGCGGGATTTTTCATTGACGAAGAcaccttttcgtcgacgaagctcttcgggtcaaaggtctataaaaggatattttgggggttGCTTAGCTCCTAAGTGTGGTTTCTCTCTTTCTAGgatttcgaagctctctctctctctctctctctctctctctcttcgattccttcgCCGTTTGTCGCCGGATTCACTAATCCAAAGTTAcagcgaggatcagtgaaggattctctacatttctagcggatcggaatttCGATTTGAGCGTTTtcaggtttcgggctaaaatggaggtaaggctcggttttaatttctgattcggtatatgtgaagtagtatggattgtaagtatgttatgtactgtggtttgtagatttcggagtctcgattcgtagttttgaggaccgtagagttcgtagttggaattcgggttaaggtaaggggattctgtttatatcagtccatttttgaaatcaggatcggtaagcttgtaagctatgatcgtatgtatgttttggctacttatttggaaaaatctatcaggtaaaaatgcgggatttttgggttacagtttttcgggaaaattggggatttcgggtatcatctctattttgtttggaaaaccgtttgtcttgtttaaaatgtattattgaggtgaccgtaatttatatttgcataaactgtatacttgaaattgtaaacgatatgatttgccgtaaaccaaataagtgtggtatgtttgtatgtatgtattttgttccagatatttgtaaaacagctatggggcggctaattaccgtacgttgaaatgtatagggacttgagttccaaaatgattccaggttttgtgaaatcagctaggggcggctaattatcgtacgccgaGAGTGGCCAGCTTTATTTtaggggtgtgaaatatcaccagtatgattcagCTGGTCATCGAAGGTGTGATCTAcactgtatgtagcaatggactcacagtgggcctaggtcgtcgcagcgtagtttgcacGTGGTAATATAATTGGGgctagaccaggtgaccttgtgtagttgcgtatgtagcaatggattcactattgggtctgagtcgtagatcttcatagtttcatgtgttggaacgtaaccgctgtgagactaggtgaccttgtgtagttgcatatgtagcaatggattcaccattgggcctcaGTCGTCGTagtgtagttgcgtgtgtagcaatgtaatcgttgtgagtctgtggtgacctggtgtagttgcgaactagtgtgacaacactgaccgtatgtatgtatgtatgtatgtatgttgggtatagtatgaactggaatggtttttgtgaaaatactggaactgtatggaaatgtatggaactatatggaaattgtttgaaactgtatgaattgtttcaaaccgtatcgtatgtatagtgttatgatgtatgtaaatgacactggtatgccacacactaatataatatgttttctcccttactgtgaggtgtctcaccccgaatatatacaaatgtttttcaggtccttcgggtagccgaaactagcatcctagcatccggaagcgagggatgttgtttagctactactagtgcctgataggtacgagttttggtaaccgggttgtcgtgatggattttgtagacgcccgtagtatgtatggtattcaaagggatgtatatccttgtatggtatagactcttgTATGGTACAGtcattgtatagaaagaccgtattccattgcgtattttgatgagtatggacgtatgtatgtatgtatgtagggcaTCCATTCACcctacggggtcagaccctcttttttttttttatgttgtatcatgtatgatttaattgatacagagacaggttaggttacattttcacccctggatcccattttcgggttcggggcgtgacaagtcCTCTCCAATGGTCAGCTGCTCTCCCATCCAATTGTCCGGCCAACTTTGCCCTCTTCTGTGTCTCTGCTTTACAAAGCCCCTCTCTGGTCTCTCAACACTTCGTTCATGAGCAAAGGAAGGAGGAAAGTCAATATTCAAGCAAAACTCGCTGGATGGTCCAGCGAGTTTTGTCATGCGTCCAACAATGGATGGACGAGCAAAACCCATATTCgaaacaaatctcgctggataGACTAGCAAGATTTGTCAAGCGTCCAACGTTGCAGTACTTTCCCAAGGAAATCTCACTAAACCAAGTAACGAGATTTAAATGGTAACCTAATCGAGTGTTGACGCGTGGTAAGAAAATTTTGCTGCTTGGTTCAGCAAGATTTTCTTGGGAAATAAGCTAGTCCTGACACATGACAAATCTTGCTGGACCAAGTAGGAAAATTACGTGAGCATCattctgaaaattatttttccaaacagagtattatttaatatattattataaaataataataaaatgggaaaaaactcgcCAATTATAGCCTAACATTTTTATGGGTCTTTTTTAGCTTGACACATTTTTggtcattgatttttttttttttctaaattttttatctGAATCCCCTTTATCTCATTGTTATCATTAACGTAcattttaaattgttaaattttcaatcactatattttttaaattattgaaattttaCTCTAATAATTATACTAACCCTATCTTTGGAGAGGTCTTAGACTtagaattatattaaatttgaataaaatgtaatataaaattatattaaaatttatcaaaatccacCTAAGTCCAAATCCAAAGCCAATACCAAAAATTCATTCTCCCAAACGCTGCATAAGTTTGCACtaactcataaaaattcaaaatacaagcACATTTACATTTTAAAACACTGCCATTTATAAATCAAACACTACTAAACACCTCGTCAACATATTTGCACCTCCATGATATAAATTCTTGGGTGCTTCAAAAGGAAATGGATTAAGAGAGAAGTGCAAAGAAAAATTATTcgacaaacatataaaaatataaagaTCAATTTGATTTCAAGAGTTCAATATCCCAGAGAATGGCTTAAGAGTGCAAATAAAAGATACttctaataaatatttaaaaataagatgacaatttattttttttgcaacTAAATTGAGTCAAAAGATGGGAATTcaatactcatctcaaatgtttttTCCCTTGTTGAGAAACAAAACCAACACCTAAGTCTCTGTTTCAATGGTATATAATACACTGACCCAAAAAATCAAACCCAAGCAGCCTACCTTCCCCccatccaaaaataaataaaacaaaagagGGTAATAAAGTACATAAACAAGACTAATACTGAGACTTAACAACAACACATCCTTGTATCGAGCTCATACTTAAAGATTTTAACCATGACGCATCCTTGAAAGTAGTGCACGAACTGATCAAGCTGGTGCAAAATTGAATAGCCATTCACATGAATCACATCAGAGGAATTGAAGCAAGAAACATTGCTAGAACCAAAAATCCAAGGGGAACTTGCAGGATCGAACTGCCTGCGGTGGCACTCTCCGGTCCAAATGCAGCAGGTGTGACTCCCCCACTTGTGTTAGACTTGACACTGTTTGAAAACAACACATGTTAGAGGCCAGAGCTTAGGAGTTAAAAGTTTGTTCTGGTGGTAAGGAGCAGAGTTCTCTACTTGTTTGAATGAAGAAAAGACTAAAATAAAAGTTTGAACTATGATAAATTCAAGTTCTCACCTCCCCGTAAAAATGCACGTCCCATTACCTGCAAAGGGGGAACCACGCACATAGGTATCAGATGTCAAGAATAAAAGCcggatagaaaaagaaatttgcAAATTTTCATGATTGGAGAAAGTAACTGAACAAGATGTCTGACAATAAAAAAGAACGCATCACTTTGAAGAACTTCATTTCCCTTTATAAAAAAATGGATGCATTTAGGAAAAAAAACTGCATAGTGTCGACTATTTAAGATTTCAAGGCTTAGATTTGGAATTGTGTATTTGGATAGAATTAAAAGTATATTGAATTCCGTCATTAGCATTGAATTTTATCCAAATACACAACATCAAATCCAAGGCTCTAAATTCACATTTCCAAACACTGTTTAAAAGTTGAGAGACACAATAGTTCCCAAATGAAGCTCGGGATGGTTGGCAACTAATCAATGAGAAATACTAGGGAGGAATGGCTCCTCCACATGATATTTGGAACCCACTGATCACAGGCTGTTATATTAAATCTGGATCCATTAAAGTGGTCTAGGAACCATCACAGCAAACGCATACCCCTCACTTGAAAAGGGAAAAAGGTGGGGTGGGGGAGAAGGGGATCAAGTGCCAATGTGGCATCATGTGATTGGTGGATTCTAAATCCCATGTAAAGGTATCTCTTAAGTATTAGTGCCACTTCTGTTGCCATAACTGCGATCAAACCAAGTTTTTTGTAGATAGAATTTGCAGATAGAAAGTATTAACCCACACCTCCCCCCCGCCCCCAAAACCCCGAAAAAACACCCATGGGCTAGGGAAAAAAAGAATAGGGGAAAAAAGTTGGCTCACATGCTCAATGACTCCAAGAAATTCACTAAGAAAACATTATGTGAACTTACTTGGATCTACAGTGGTTGTTGTGGCAGCACCATCAAAGTCACAGGTTCCACCAACAGCATGTTTTTTCTGATAGTAATCATTAAAAGCAAAAGAAGCATGGTTCTGGAGAGTATTGGGAGAATAACATGGCTGTCCTGCTTGAATAGCACTGCAGTCAGCCTGCCCTTGCCCACAAGCCCAACTGAGCCCATTTTGCAGCTTGGTGGAATCTGCATCTTCTTTTGCCACACAGAAAACCACAGATGAATTCCCTGTAATTTGGTCAGAGGTATTCAACACCAGAGGGTAAACAGCAGACCCATTGGTGAAAAGCAAGCCCCAGTTCTTCTCTGAAACCGGCCCAGGTCTCTTGTCCTCATTGAATAACTCATAAATGTAAGTGTTAACAGGTATATTTGGCTGAAAAGGAGTACCTGAATCATTTAAAACCCGTCGAATCAAATTAGTATTGAAGATCTTAGCATTTTCTACAGTAGCATCGGGTTCATTAGCTCCACCAAGCCATGGCCAGCCAGATTCCGTCACAACAATTGGGATCCCAGAAAAATTGAAAGCTTGTATAGAGTAATAAGTTGCATCCACCATAGCATCAAACATGCCATTATAATGATAAAGTGTGTTTGGGTCAACAACCTGCTTTACTGAGGAAACTGCCTTAAAAAGAGCATACTCAATTGTGAAAATGCCATTTCCGTTGGTGTATCCATAATATGGGTAAGCATTTAACATGTAAAAGGAATTTGTGTTCTTCAAAAACTGAAGAAGCTGGTAAATTGTGGAGTTCCATGTAGAATTGAAGGAAGCAGCAGATGGGGGGAAAGGCTTAGGGATAATGTCCATAGATTGAGGGGTTGAAACTTTGAcctgaaaatttaaatttgatgcAACTAGGGCTTTATGAAGGTAATTCATGGCAAGAACCAGTGCAGGGGCAGCATGAGGAATTGAAGAAAGAACCTCACTGCCAACAGCAATGGCTGTGATGTTGGTTGAAGGCAGGTGAGCTGCAACATTCTTATTAATCCATGCTGCCGCTGCTGCCCGTGATTCTCCGATCCCTAAGACTTCCTCATTGGTCACACTGACCATGACTTCAATCCCAGTCCTTGAAAGGCCATTCAACATGTCAGCATTAGCATCAAAAAGACGCACATGAGTTATCTGATGTGCTTTAAGGATCGCAACGACATCTTGAGCTGATGGAAGGTTGGAAACATCAGTCCCAATGTTTATTCCTACAAATGCACCTACAAGGACAAGAACATGGTTTAGAAAATTAGCAAGAAAGATCAAGATATTCACTGCATTAGGTAGGAAACATCAGTTCCGAAGTTTATTCTTGCAAATGCAAACAGGATTGATAGTCACTTCTATTAAGCCTGAAGGGATAAACCTCACATGCACATTTGAAACAGTTTACAAATAAAATTACTTCAAAACACTTCATACGAGGGAAAATAGATATGGGGATTCCCCTGACCACAGACAAATAATATAAGTATCGAAATCCAGATAATAACTTACCAAGTGCTCTGGAAAACATCCCAGCTAGGAGCAGAAACAAACTTCCAAGCCATCTTTTGGGCATCATCCACTGCAAAGTGAAACTTCAGCCTACACTTTCACTCCCACACCTCTAGCCCTTAGGTGGAAGTCAAAATAATAAAGGTTCAGCAATTAAACAAAAAGTGCAATGGAACCCCCAATATCCAAAAGCAATAGAGTTAAATACAGAACTGGAAACTAAGAGTGACATTTGATCACAAGTTTAGAATAACTGGCTTCACACAAGCTACAAATGGAAGCTTTTCAGTAAGCTCTTGTAAAATGAAGTTAGAATGTCACAGAAACAGAACTAACACAAGAAGCAAAAGGAAGAATCTTGTTTCCAAACAAAATACCAGCTGAACACATAAGAGGAAGATATAGAGTCATCATACAAAATAACTACTGAATTTTTACAAGGAATCTGTCAAATGGTATACACTCCATGGTACACACTCTGCATTTGGTAATTAAGAAGTATCAGCTACAAAATCTGTAACAAATAGGGCAAGGGCTCCTCCTAATGTGACATGAAAGTTTCTACATGCATATTGCTTGACCTATTTTGAATCAGTAACAAGTCTTTTTATGACAAAACCATTGCAAAGAAACAATAAACAGTtgcaaaatttataaaaataaaatgaaaaataacatATTAATGCTAGCTATAAACCTGACTGGCGCGGCATATTTCTGCTATAACTGAGTAGAAATTAAAGAGCATAGCCTATTCCCAGTTTCAGCATTCAGTTTTGACAGAAATCTATTTCACCAAATTCAATATCTAATGATTGCACGTTGCTTACTGTAGAATTGTGCAAGACTAAAATATTAGTATAAACTAAAAAGATGCATCATACTGCAAACAAAAGCCGGTGTAATTGGAAAACCTTAAATAAAATAGGATGATGATAATAACAAAAAATTTACAAACATGGACATCAAATGATATCATAAAGGCTAAGAAGATACAGACCTAAAGATGCCAAGACAAAATGATCAAAACCCCACGATATAGAAGTTTAATCACTTCTAAGTAATCCATTGGCCCAACAATATATTTAATGAATTTAGTATAATGCACCTGATGCAGGAGGCAATCATGAAAATCACCATATATTAACAGCACTAGTGATCCTCCGAAAAAGGAATTATGAATTGGCTCTGTGAGCTCAATCGTGGGCCATTAACATGGCCTAATTGGGTGTAAATTTTGCATTTTCTTCTATCAAGGGCTAGCACTGTCAATGAACCTAATTCAAAATTGTTCTAGTAAAATCCAAATAAGTTTCCCTCCCTCTCAATGAATGGGCAATGTAGATTTGGCTTTGTGAGCTCAAACATAGGTCATTAGCATGGCCCTAATTGGGTGTCGATTTTGCACTTTCTTCCATAAGGGCTAGTGCTGTCAATGAACCCAATTCAAAATTGTTTGAGTAAAATCCAAATAAGTTTGAATCCAAATCCAAAagtctctccctccctccctctctctctctctctctctctctctctctctctcacacacacacacacacacaattacaGCTCTCTTTGAATAGTCAAGTTCCAAAATTAATTCAAggcatcctttcaaaaataagcatctccacccccccccccaaaaaaaaccaaaaattagcTCAAGTTTGAACAGTCAagttctaaaatttttttaagccgttctttaaaaaataagcaaatccctccctccccccccccccttctctctcttATTACATTTTTAGCTCAAGTTTGAATACTCGAGTTCCAAAATCAACTTAAGGTGTCCTCTCAAAATAAACATCTCCCTCCCTCCCTATTTAGCTCTTTGAATAGTCAAGTTCCAAAATTAATTCAAGGCATCCTTTCATAAATAAGCATCTCCAccccactcccccccccccccccaaaaaaaaaaaaaaaaattagctcaTGTTTGATTAGTCAAGTTCTAAAATTAATTTAAGGCGTTCTTTCAAAAATAAGCAAATCCCTCCCTCCTCCCTCCTTTTCTTACTAAGGCCATATACAGGTTATAACTCCATTCCAAATTGTCAAGGTCccacattggatgtgtactaAGAAAaacttgggcttataaggatggttctGATGTCAACTATCTGAGGTGCCTCTTATAAGACAAAATTGTGAGACCAATGGGTCAAAGACTCAAAGCAGATAATGCCTCATCAAAGTTGGACCGAgaccattacatttggtatcaaaatcACCCTCGGGATACTACCATGTGGGTGGATCCTACATAGAGGTGTGGGTCACTATGATGAGGGCATTAAAAATCTAACAAAAGAGCATGTCACAATCCCACATCAGATGTGTACCATGAGGATCTTGGGCTTTTAAGCATGGAAGAACTGTTTGacctaataaaaaaaatttcataacttTACACACACACCCTATAAGTGCATGCATTTCAAAACTGCAGGGAATTAAATCAAAATTCCCAAATCCTGTAagaaacaaaatagaagaaatagacacgccaaagaaaaatcaattacACGCACAAGGTAGtgtttacgtggttcggcaattttgcttACATCCatagagttgcagggat
This region includes:
- the LOC131149745 gene encoding glucan endo-1,3-beta-glucosidase 4; the protein is MMPKRWLGSLFLLLAGMFSRALGAFVGINIGTDVSNLPSAQDVVAILKAHQITHVRLFDANADMLNGLSRTGIEVMVSVTNEEVLGIGESRAAAAAWINKNVAAHLPSTNITAIAVGSEVLSSIPHAAPALVLAMNYLHKALVASNLNFQVKVSTPQSMDIIPKPFPPSAASFNSTWNSTIYQLLQFLKNTNSFYMLNAYPYYGYTNGNGIFTIEYALFKAVSSVKQVVDPNTLYHYNGMFDAMVDATYYSIQAFNFSGIPIVVTESGWPWLGGANEPDATVENAKIFNTNLIRRVLNDSGTPFQPNIPVNTYIYELFNEDKRPGPVSEKNWGLLFTNGSAVYPLVLNTSDQITGNSSVVFCVAKEDADSTKLQNGLSWACGQGQADCSAIQAGQPCYSPNTLQNHASFAFNDYYQKKHAVGGTCDFDGAATTTTVDPSNGTCIFTGSVKSNTSGGVTPAAFGPESATAGSSILQVPLGFLVLAMFLASIPLM